The following are encoded together in the Culex pipiens pallens isolate TS chromosome 1, TS_CPP_V2, whole genome shotgun sequence genome:
- the LOC120417694 gene encoding uncharacterized protein LOC120417694 has product MALSTRFFNLVVWVVLICSTPMGDAIDIPGYCDIHTTTTSQYEEYFNIDAMGNNRSEKNVVDFVMYVQLQNMQEEIALLLSVSNHSRQHPDYEKTYEIRISNVYTVIYKETLRMSAHHSHTFNFFPAEHFQVHIKITRKGLITVIIDGLPKPILSVVDDSPPIDVHFISFGSRMNAYPITWYMYCRDPPTTPPPPTEKPEEGEGHFSQNDAAELDENRCPVCPMPAKCEVVVRACADTSQDSQGQMTDAEKQKYFFYFNMYLSKNGKSGGKTAVSSSSSAVDFTDSNKLD; this is encoded by the exons aTGGCACTGTCAACGAGGTTCTTTAACCTGGTGGTTTGGGTGGTCCTGATCTGCTCCACCCCAATGGGTGACGCCATTGACA TCCCCGGCTACTGCGACATCCACACGACCACAACAAGTCAGTACGAGGAGTACTTCAACATCGACGCGATGGGCAACAACCGGTCGGAGAAGAACGTCGTCGACTTTGTGATGTACGTCCAGCTGCAGAACATGCAGGAGGAGATCGCACTGCTCCTGTCCGTCAGCAACCACTCGCGCCAGCATCCGGACTACGAGAAAACGTACGAGATCCGGATCAGCAACGTTTACACCGTGATTTACAAGGAAACGCTCCGGATGTCGGCGCACCACAGCCACACCTTCAACTTCTTCCCGGCGGAACACTTCCAGGTGCACATCAAGATCACCCGGAAGGGGCTGATTACGGTGATCATTGACGGGTTGCCGAAGCCGATTCTTTCGGTGGTGGACGACTCGCCGCCGATCGACGTGCACTTTATCAGCTTTGGGTCGCGCATGAACGCGTATCCGATCACGTGGTACATGTACTGCCGGGATCCGCCGACGACGCCGCCACCGCCGACGGAGAAACCTGAGGAGGGGGAGGGACACTTTAGCCAGAATGACGCGGCCGAGTTGGACGAGAACCGGTGCCCGGTGTGTCCGATGCCGGCCAAGTGCGAGGTTGTGGTGCGGGCTTGCGCGGACACGTCGCAGGACTCGCAGGGGCAGATGACGGACGCCGAGAAGCAAAAGTACTTCTTCTACTTTAACATGTACCTTAGCAAGAATGGGAAGAGCGGGGGGAAAACGGCGGTTTCGTCTTCCTCCTCGGCGGTCGATTTTACTGACAGTAACAAGCTGGACTAA